In the genome of Oxalobacter aliiformigenes, one region contains:
- the rbbA gene encoding ribosome-associated ATPase/putative transporter RbbA: MSTLIAAKLEGVSLHYKDVTALDDVSLEIPGGCMVGLIGPDGVGKSSLLALISCARKIQQGHIEVLGEDISDTRIRNALLPRVAYMPQGLGKNLYPTLSVAENIDFFARLFGQDHEERQRRIDELTRATGLFPFKDRPAGKLSGGMKQKLGLCCSLVHDPDLLILDEPTTGVDPLSRRQFWELIDSIRKRRPQMSVLVATAYMEEAEQFDWLAAMYGGKVIATGTAQEMMQQAGKSSLEQAFIQFLPEERRQNYEELVIPPLKENKDQVWAIEADGLTQKFGDFVAVDHVSFKISQGEIFGFLGSNGCGKTTTMKMLTGLLPPTSGTAETFGKPVDAKNTESRKDVGYMSQSFSLYGELTVMQNLDLHARLFHLPADQIKPRIQSLVDRFGLQPYLNSAAAELPLGIRQRLSLAVAVVHNPKLLILDEPTSGVDPVARDDFWRLLVEMSREQNVTIFISTHFMNEAERCDRISLMDAGKVLASGTPDELKKSRQANTLEEAFIDYLVEATGNEKTSFDENIEIEPEKPHEESSFFSLRRLFAYAARETLELRRDPIRLGFALLGSLLLFFVLGGGISMDVEDLKFAVLDYDQSPQSRDYIHNIAGSRYFLEQAPLKNSADLEKRMESGKISVAIEIPPNFGRDLEQGRNPEIAAWIDGAMPYRGETILGYIRGLHAKYLEQLNRETNGTEQQAVASLEKRYRYNQDFKSIYAMVPAIIPLLLMLIPAVLMALGIVREKELGSITNLYVTPVTKLEFLVGKQLPYIVLSMISYFLMVGSASWFFKVPIKGSFLALTLGALLYVTATTGLGLVISSFTNTQISALFGTAILTMLPTTQFSGLKDPIGSLEGAAYWIGKFFPASHFIILSRGVFTKALQFANLIGPLFALAAFIPALTFIAWLFLPKQEK, from the coding sequence ATGAGTACGCTCATCGCAGCGAAACTCGAGGGAGTCTCTCTCCACTACAAAGACGTTACGGCACTTGATGACGTATCGCTGGAGATTCCGGGCGGTTGCATGGTGGGCCTGATCGGTCCGGACGGTGTCGGCAAATCGTCCCTGCTGGCCCTGATCTCATGTGCCCGGAAAATCCAGCAAGGCCACATTGAAGTTCTTGGCGAAGATATCAGCGATACCAGAATCCGGAACGCCTTGTTGCCCCGTGTTGCCTACATGCCGCAGGGGCTGGGCAAAAACCTGTACCCCACCCTTTCCGTTGCTGAAAACATCGACTTTTTCGCCCGGCTTTTCGGGCAGGATCATGAAGAACGTCAAAGGCGTATTGACGAACTGACCCGGGCTACAGGCCTCTTTCCATTCAAGGATCGTCCTGCCGGCAAACTGTCCGGCGGAATGAAACAGAAACTCGGCTTGTGCTGTTCACTCGTGCACGATCCCGATCTGCTGATTCTGGACGAACCGACAACCGGTGTCGATCCACTCTCCCGCCGCCAGTTCTGGGAACTGATCGATTCCATCCGGAAGCGCCGGCCGCAAATGAGCGTACTGGTTGCAACGGCCTATATGGAAGAAGCGGAACAGTTCGACTGGCTGGCCGCCATGTACGGCGGCAAGGTCATTGCAACCGGTACGGCACAGGAAATGATGCAACAGGCCGGCAAGTCCTCTCTGGAACAGGCTTTCATCCAGTTTCTTCCCGAAGAACGGCGCCAGAACTATGAAGAACTGGTCATTCCTCCCCTGAAAGAGAACAAGGATCAGGTCTGGGCCATCGAAGCTGACGGACTAACCCAGAAATTCGGTGATTTCGTTGCTGTCGACCACGTCAGTTTCAAAATCTCCCAAGGCGAAATTTTCGGCTTTCTCGGTTCCAACGGTTGCGGCAAAACCACTACCATGAAAATGCTGACCGGGCTGCTTCCCCCGACTTCAGGAACCGCCGAAACATTCGGCAAGCCGGTCGATGCGAAAAATACGGAAAGTCGCAAGGATGTGGGTTACATGTCCCAGTCCTTTTCGCTATACGGCGAATTGACGGTCATGCAGAATCTGGATTTGCATGCCCGGCTTTTCCACTTGCCGGCAGACCAGATCAAGCCCCGTATACAAAGTCTGGTCGACCGTTTCGGCCTGCAACCGTATCTCAACTCGGCAGCGGCTGAACTGCCCCTTGGTATCCGGCAGCGCCTGTCACTTGCCGTTGCCGTTGTCCATAATCCGAAACTGCTGATTCTGGACGAACCGACATCCGGCGTCGATCCGGTCGCCCGGGACGATTTCTGGCGCCTTCTCGTCGAGATGTCGCGTGAACAGAATGTCACTATTTTCATTTCCACCCACTTCATGAACGAGGCGGAACGCTGCGACCGTATTTCGTTAATGGATGCTGGAAAGGTGCTCGCCAGCGGAACACCTGACGAACTGAAAAAAAGCAGACAGGCCAATACTCTTGAAGAAGCTTTTATCGACTATCTGGTAGAAGCGACCGGCAATGAAAAAACGTCGTTTGACGAAAATATCGAAATCGAACCGGAAAAACCGCACGAAGAATCATCGTTTTTCAGTCTCCGACGGCTTTTTGCCTATGCAGCGCGGGAAACACTGGAATTGAGACGGGATCCCATCCGGCTCGGCTTCGCGCTTTTAGGCAGTCTTTTGCTGTTTTTCGTACTAGGTGGCGGGATATCCATGGACGTCGAAGACCTGAAATTTGCTGTCCTCGATTATGATCAGTCCCCCCAGTCCCGCGATTACATTCACAATATTGCCGGATCACGATATTTTCTTGAGCAGGCGCCACTGAAAAACAGCGCGGATCTGGAAAAACGCATGGAAAGCGGAAAAATCAGCGTCGCGATCGAAATTCCACCCAATTTCGGGCGGGACCTCGAACAGGGCAGAAACCCCGAAATCGCGGCGTGGATTGACGGTGCCATGCCCTACCGGGGAGAAACCATTCTCGGATATATCCGCGGTTTGCATGCAAAATATCTGGAACAGCTGAACAGGGAAACAAACGGAACGGAACAACAGGCTGTCGCCAGCCTTGAAAAGCGCTATCGCTACAATCAGGACTTCAAAAGTATCTATGCCATGGTACCCGCCATCATTCCCCTGCTGCTGATGCTCATACCGGCCGTTCTCATGGCGCTGGGAATCGTGCGCGAAAAAGAACTGGGATCCATCACCAACCTTTACGTAACGCCGGTAACCAAACTGGAATTTCTGGTCGGGAAACAGTTGCCCTATATCGTATTGTCCATGATCAGTTATTTTTTGATGGTCGGCAGTGCTTCCTGGTTTTTCAAGGTACCGATCAAAGGCAGTTTTCTGGCCTTAACATTGGGCGCATTGCTGTATGTCACGGCGACAACCGGTCTCGGACTCGTCATTTCATCTTTCACCAATACCCAAATCTCGGCTCTGTTCGGTACAGCCATTCTGACCATGCTGCCGACCACCCAGTTTTCCGGACTGAAAGATCCGATCGGATCGCTGGAAGGAGCCGCTTACTGGATCGGAAAATTTTTCCCGGCATCCCATTTCATCATTCTGAGCCGGGGAGTGTTTACCAAAGCCTTGCAATTTGCCAACCTGATCGGACCGCTTTTCGCTTTGGCAGCCTTCATCCCGGCACTGACGTTCATCGCCTGGCTGTTTTTGCCCAAACAGGAGAAATAA
- a CDS encoding NADPH-dependent FMN reductase, with protein sequence MFRLAIIIGSTRPGRNGEAVAKWIYEIARQRKDTEVELVDIRDYNLPLLDEPQPASTGQYTQAHTRKWSEKIISFDGFVFVTPEYNHAPPAALKNAIDYLFHEWNNKSAGFVGYGTMGAVRAVEELRILMGALMIADVRAQVMLSLFEDFEKLTVFRPNPRHEKTVNTMLEQVISWGLALRPLRKDD encoded by the coding sequence ATGTTCAGACTAGCTATCATCATCGGAAGTACCCGCCCGGGCCGCAATGGCGAAGCTGTCGCGAAATGGATTTATGAAATCGCAAGACAACGCAAGGATACTGAAGTGGAACTGGTCGATATCCGGGATTACAATCTGCCGTTACTGGACGAACCCCAGCCCGCTTCCACAGGACAATATACACAGGCACATACCCGAAAGTGGTCCGAGAAAATCATTTCTTTCGACGGTTTCGTCTTTGTTACGCCGGAATACAATCATGCGCCTCCGGCCGCACTGAAAAACGCCATTGACTATCTGTTTCACGAATGGAACAATAAATCCGCCGGGTTTGTCGGCTACGGAACGATGGGAGCGGTCAGAGCTGTGGAAGAACTCCGTATTCTGATGGGTGCCCTGATGATTGCAGACGTTCGTGCACAAGTCATGCTTTCTCTTTTCGAGGACTTCGAAAAACTGACTGTTTTCAGACCGAACCCTCGCCATGAAAAAACTGTCAATACTATGCTGGAACAGGTTATCTCATGGGGTCTGGCATTGAGACCACTCCGGAAAGATGACTGA
- a CDS encoding ABC transporter permease: MSTFRIHLSNIYRLGVKELNSLWADKVLLFLIIWAFTAGIYSASKGVSQEIHNAPVAIVDLDHSQISQRLANALTKPYFKKPDLIELNQANEALDKGDYSFSIIIPPSFQRDLQAGRKPNVQLNIDATVMSQAFIGSSYIETIFNNEVNEYFNRSAQTSTQPIQLVTHVRFNPNMTGFWFGGVMEVINNINMLTIILVGAAYIREREHGTLEHLLAMPLGPTEIMISKIWANGLAVLIAASFALIFIIKIVLQVPIAGSIALFIAAAAVYLFSAASIGIFLGTLARSMPQLGLLIFLTIIPLQMLSGGSTPQESMPIWVQNVMKLAPTTYFVRLAQSILYRGAGFSIVWPEFLAIAIIGMVFFFIALGRFRKSIVQG; the protein is encoded by the coding sequence ATGTCCACGTTCAGAATCCATCTCAGCAACATCTACCGTCTGGGTGTCAAGGAACTGAATAGTCTCTGGGCCGATAAAGTCTTGCTGTTTCTGATTATCTGGGCTTTTACCGCCGGTATTTACAGTGCATCCAAGGGTGTTTCACAGGAAATCCATAATGCGCCGGTCGCCATCGTTGACCTGGACCACTCCCAGATATCCCAAAGACTGGCCAATGCCCTGACGAAACCTTATTTCAAAAAACCTGATCTTATTGAACTGAACCAGGCCAATGAAGCTCTCGACAAGGGAGATTATTCTTTTTCCATCATCATCCCGCCCAGTTTCCAGAGAGATCTGCAAGCTGGCCGAAAACCGAATGTCCAGCTGAATATCGACGCCACGGTCATGAGCCAGGCCTTCATCGGTTCCAGTTACATAGAAACCATCTTCAACAATGAAGTCAACGAATACTTCAACCGGTCGGCCCAAACGTCTACACAGCCGATCCAGCTGGTCACCCATGTCCGGTTCAATCCGAACATGACTGGTTTCTGGTTCGGCGGCGTCATGGAAGTCATCAACAACATCAACATGCTGACGATCATTCTGGTCGGGGCCGCGTATATCCGCGAACGGGAACACGGCACACTCGAACACCTGCTCGCCATGCCACTGGGCCCCACAGAAATCATGATATCGAAAATCTGGGCGAACGGACTGGCCGTTCTGATCGCAGCGTCCTTCGCCCTGATATTCATTATCAAGATCGTTCTTCAAGTGCCGATCGCCGGCTCGATCGCTCTCTTTATCGCTGCTGCGGCCGTTTACCTGTTTTCGGCAGCTTCCATCGGTATCTTTCTGGGAACACTTGCCCGTTCCATGCCGCAACTGGGCCTTTTGATCTTTTTGACCATCATACCGCTGCAAATGCTGTCCGGCGGCTCGACTCCCCAGGAAAGTATGCCGATCTGGGTCCAGAACGTCATGAAACTGGCTCCGACCACCTATTTCGTCCGGCTCGCCCAATCCATTCTTTACCGGGGTGCCGGATTCAGTATCGTCTGGCCGGAATTTCTGGCTATCGCTATTATCGGAATGGTTTTCTTCTTCATCGCCCTCGGCCGATTCAGGAAATCGATTGTCCAGGGCTAG
- a CDS encoding APC family permease, which translates to MPSIKNKPVAISETGHDTPRRILRLHEAVTLIVGLVIGAGIFKTPAVVAHMTGNTIAMFGSWILGGIISLIGALCYAELASTYPHAGGDYHFLQRAYGRPVSFLFGWARLSVITTGSIALLGFVFGDYMNRIWPLDFFDTDSGPFIYAISIILILSWLNLRNIRTGMVTQSLFTGLQILCLFMIIGTAVYLHLSGTNTSPYSPVPASLPVSSNFGLAMVFVLLTFGGWNEAAYISAELKNGHRDMVKALVFSIAIITSLYLLVTWAYWEGLGFPGMTSSRTIAADLMYMTFGEAAKKIISLMIAISALTSINATIIVGARTSYAMGKDWPVLHRLGTWDMTRNTPVNALRIQCIASLFLVVLGTLIGGGFKSMVEFTAPVFWLFFLLAGLSLFVLRNRDPHIPRPFKVPFYPILPLVFCLTCFYMLWSSLSYVYDQSLGGINAAWIGVAVLLLGIILLWIINRISPAEK; encoded by the coding sequence ATGCCATCCATCAAAAACAAACCCGTTGCCATATCTGAAACCGGACACGATACACCTCGCCGGATTCTTCGTTTGCATGAAGCCGTAACCCTGATCGTCGGACTGGTTATAGGGGCAGGTATTTTCAAAACACCTGCCGTTGTAGCCCATATGACCGGCAACACCATTGCCATGTTCGGATCATGGATTCTGGGAGGAATCATTTCCCTGATCGGTGCACTCTGTTATGCGGAGCTTGCATCCACCTATCCTCATGCAGGTGGAGACTACCATTTCCTGCAGCGCGCTTATGGCAGACCGGTATCCTTTCTGTTCGGATGGGCCCGACTTTCCGTCATTACGACCGGTTCCATCGCATTGCTGGGATTTGTTTTCGGTGACTATATGAACCGTATCTGGCCACTTGATTTTTTTGATACAGATTCCGGCCCTTTCATCTATGCCATCTCGATTATCCTGATTCTGTCCTGGCTTAATCTGAGAAATATCCGGACCGGTATGGTGACCCAATCCCTGTTTACCGGACTCCAGATCCTCTGTCTTTTCATGATTATCGGGACTGCCGTTTACCTTCATCTGTCAGGAACGAATACTTCCCCGTACTCTCCGGTTCCCGCCTCTCTCCCCGTTTCATCCAACTTCGGTCTGGCAATGGTCTTCGTTCTGCTCACCTTCGGCGGCTGGAATGAAGCAGCCTATATCAGTGCCGAATTGAAAAACGGTCATCGCGATATGGTAAAAGCTCTTGTTTTCTCGATTGCCATCATCACATCGCTTTATCTTCTGGTAACGTGGGCCTACTGGGAGGGACTGGGATTTCCTGGCATGACCTCATCCCGGACAATCGCGGCAGACCTGATGTACATGACATTCGGTGAGGCAGCCAAGAAAATCATTTCCCTGATGATCGCGATTTCCGCTTTAACGTCCATCAATGCCACCATCATCGTCGGCGCCCGCACAAGCTATGCCATGGGTAAAGACTGGCCTGTTCTGCATCGGCTCGGTACATGGGACATGACCCGCAATACCCCAGTCAATGCCTTGCGAATACAATGCATTGCATCTCTTTTTCTTGTCGTACTGGGTACTTTAATTGGAGGCGGCTTCAAATCCATGGTTGAATTTACCGCACCGGTTTTCTGGCTGTTTTTCCTGTTGGCGGGTCTCTCTCTTTTTGTTCTCCGCAATCGCGACCCCCATATTCCAAGACCATTCAAAGTCCCTTTTTATCCTATACTGCCGCTTGTTTTTTGTCTGACATGCTTCTATATGTTATGGTCTAGCCTGTCTTATGTTTATGACCAGTCTTTAGGAGGAATAAATGCTGCCTGGATTGGTGTCGCGGTTTTATTGCTGGGCATCATCCTCCTATGGATCATTAACCGGATATCCCCCGCTGAAAAGTAA
- a CDS encoding DsbC family protein encodes MEKISLPKELAIKMVKGSGKRVIALFADPNCHYCQQFEQNLEDVNDITVYVFPYNILSVDSVYLSHAIWCSADPAQAWEGWMLRREQPGRVPAGCLFPNEKILELGAELQVRATPTIYFADGSRVEGSISARRVEEKLASIQSG; translated from the coding sequence ATGGAAAAAATCAGTTTGCCGAAAGAACTGGCGATCAAAATGGTTAAAGGAAGCGGGAAAAGAGTGATCGCTCTTTTTGCGGATCCGAATTGTCATTATTGCCAGCAGTTCGAACAGAATCTGGAAGATGTGAACGATATTACTGTTTATGTTTTCCCTTACAATATTCTGTCAGTCGATTCCGTGTATCTGTCACATGCTATCTGGTGTTCTGCTGATCCGGCACAGGCATGGGAGGGATGGATGCTGAGAAGAGAGCAACCCGGCAGAGTGCCTGCCGGGTGTCTGTTTCCCAATGAAAAGATTCTGGAACTGGGGGCGGAATTGCAAGTCAGAGCAACGCCAACCATTTATTTTGCAGATGGTTCGCGTGTCGAAGGTTCCATTTCCGCTCGGAGAGTCGAAGAAAAACTGGCGTCGATTCAGTCCGGATAG
- a CDS encoding MBL fold metallo-hydrolase: MQDNWMPFCRRITLSLIIASFGLGSFAVAKDRVQTQTVAEAVASPASEAQTSPVVMETATAEETAVPQIPAMAGAQVPGYYRTMVGQFEVTALFDGTLDFHPELLKNMDRQAIDSALSHHYGRTTGIQTAINAYLIHTGDHLVLIDAGAGKFFSEDRQGRIVENLRAAGYQPEQVDTVIMTHLHGDHTGGLSDKEGIQVFPNATVYANRIENEYWLSEQQAAAAPVERQVFFRMARESAVPYLSAEKWKPVEAGEEVVPGIRAVAAYGHTPGHTAFEVTSDGQSLLVWGDIVHSHVIQFSHPEVAIEYDSETSQAVRTRQNLLKEVSAKRERVAGMHLPFPGLGYVVAEENGKYSWVPLEYAE, encoded by the coding sequence ATGCAGGATAACTGGATGCCATTTTGTCGCAGGATAACGTTAAGTCTGATCATCGCTTCTTTTGGTCTGGGTTCTTTTGCTGTGGCGAAAGACAGGGTTCAAACGCAGACAGTGGCGGAAGCGGTTGCAAGTCCGGCTTCTGAGGCACAGACATCCCCGGTGGTGATGGAAACGGCAACAGCGGAAGAAACCGCCGTGCCGCAGATTCCGGCCATGGCCGGAGCACAGGTTCCCGGTTATTACAGAACGATGGTGGGGCAGTTCGAGGTAACAGCGCTTTTCGACGGAACGCTGGATTTTCATCCCGAGTTGCTGAAAAACATGGACCGACAGGCCATTGACAGTGCATTGTCGCATCATTACGGGAGAACGACAGGAATACAGACGGCGATCAATGCCTATCTGATACATACGGGTGATCATCTTGTTCTGATTGATGCCGGTGCAGGCAAATTTTTCAGTGAAGACCGGCAGGGGCGCATTGTCGAAAATCTGAGAGCTGCCGGATATCAGCCGGAACAGGTCGATACGGTTATCATGACGCATCTGCATGGCGATCATACCGGGGGATTGAGTGACAAGGAAGGCATTCAGGTTTTTCCGAATGCCACGGTTTATGCCAACAGAATCGAAAATGAATACTGGTTGTCCGAACAGCAGGCTGCCGCTGCCCCGGTTGAGCGTCAGGTTTTCTTCAGAATGGCCCGTGAGTCGGCCGTTCCCTATTTGAGCGCGGAAAAATGGAAGCCGGTTGAAGCGGGAGAGGAGGTCGTGCCCGGTATCAGGGCAGTGGCTGCTTATGGCCATACTCCCGGTCATACCGCTTTTGAAGTGACATCGGATGGACAGTCGTTACTGGTCTGGGGCGATATCGTTCACAGCCATGTCATCCAGTTCAGCCATCCCGAGGTGGCTATTGAATATGATTCCGAAACGTCCCAGGCAGTCAGAACACGGCAGAATCTTCTAAAGGAAGTCTCCGCGAAAAGGGAACGGGTCGCCGGTATGCATTTGCCTTTTCCGGGACTTGGATACGTTGTTGCGGAAGAAAACGGCAAATACAGCTGGGTTCCTCTGGAATATGCAGAATGA
- a CDS encoding SAM-dependent methyltransferase → MSSKKNTRLTIAAFIFVAFFLPVFVVISAKSQFGLDEMMGPELDAGFITTWPETVDGMLKLAQVNRNDLVYDLGCGDGRIVIAAAKNYGARGVGIDLNPKRIEEANANAKAAEVENLVQFRLGNFYKVDFSDATVVALYLPQTINYELRPILWKQLKIGSRVVSNESDMGSEWPAEKIEKVGTKTVYLWTITEKEKQKAAAIPDPD, encoded by the coding sequence ATGAGTTCCAAGAAAAATACCAGACTGACTATTGCAGCCTTTATATTCGTTGCATTTTTTCTTCCCGTTTTTGTGGTCATCAGTGCCAAATCACAATTCGGACTCGACGAAATGATGGGACCCGAACTTGATGCCGGATTCATCACAACCTGGCCTGAAACGGTGGACGGTATGCTCAAACTGGCGCAAGTGAACCGGAACGATCTCGTCTACGATCTTGGCTGCGGGGATGGACGCATCGTCATTGCCGCGGCAAAAAATTACGGTGCCCGAGGTGTCGGCATCGACCTGAATCCGAAACGGATAGAAGAAGCCAACGCGAATGCCAAAGCAGCCGAAGTCGAGAACCTTGTGCAATTCAGACTCGGCAATTTTTACAAGGTGGATTTTTCAGACGCTACAGTCGTAGCGCTATACCTCCCACAAACAATCAATTACGAATTACGTCCCATTCTGTGGAAACAGCTGAAAATCGGCTCACGCGTCGTATCGAATGAATCCGACATGGGTTCAGAATGGCCGGCGGAAAAAATTGAAAAAGTCGGAACCAAGACCGTCTATTTGTGGACCATTACAGAAAAAGAAAAACAAAAAGCGGCAGCAATTCCCGATCCGGATTGA
- a CDS encoding DUF1540 domain-containing protein: MKHIQIIMPEVKECSAQSCGFNKNSGCHARAITIGDNEVPGCDTFFAVPDPSSHAKSTGRTSGVGACKVADCKFNDDYECMADEVVVAYNNSKANCQTYAHR, translated from the coding sequence ATGAAACATATTCAAATCATCATGCCGGAGGTCAAAGAATGTTCGGCACAATCCTGCGGTTTCAACAAAAACTCCGGATGCCATGCACGTGCCATCACTATCGGGGATAACGAAGTTCCGGGTTGCGATACTTTTTTCGCCGTCCCAGATCCATCCAGTCATGCCAAATCCACAGGACGCACTTCCGGCGTCGGAGCCTGCAAGGTTGCCGACTGCAAATTCAACGATGACTATGAATGCATGGCAGATGAAGTAGTCGTCGCCTACAACAACAGCAAAGCCAACTGTCAGACATACGCCCATCGCTGA